In Falco biarmicus isolate bFalBia1 chromosome 7, bFalBia1.pri, whole genome shotgun sequence, a single window of DNA contains:
- the PTGER2 gene encoding prostaglandin E2 receptor EP2 subtype: MNGTGRGLCERSGALPAGARPLVSALMFSAGLLGNLLALGLLLCRRGPRARPPSLFHVLVLALVVTDLLGTCSVSPFVLASYHRNCTLTALAQGGHICLYFGFAMSFFGLATMLILFAMALERCLALGQPYFYERFLSPRTGLVALPAIYTFSAAFCSLPLVGFGRYVQYCPGTWCFIQMHLDYLQHNGSREVSGLDVTFSLLYATLLLFLILSVLLCNLSVIANLARMHRRGQKTRRLATLEQPRPSGSCVRRMFSMAEEIDHLLLLSIMTITFVICSLPFTIRAYVNKFSEEEDNHDWDLLALRFLSINSIVDPWVFAILRPPVLRFMRSALCCQVTPASQDRQTPSPAKTKLAARLDPCGQ; the protein is encoded by the exons atgAACGGGACGGGCCGGGGGCTTTGCGAGCGCAGCGGAGCGCTACCGGCCGGGGCCCGCCCGCTGGTCAGTGCCCTCATGTTCTCGGCCGGGCTCTTGGGCAACctgctggccctggggctgctgctctgccgCCGGggcccccgcgcccgcccgccctcccTCTTCCACGTCCTGGTGCTGGCCCTGGTGGTCACCGACCTGCTGGGCACCTGCTCTGTCAGCCCCTTCGTCCTGGCCTCCTACCACCGCAACTGCACCCTGACCGCCCTGGCCCAAGGAGGACACATCTGCCTCTACTTCGGCTTTGCCATGAGCTTCTTTGGCCTCGCCACCATGCTAATCCTCTTCGCCATGGCGCTGGAGCGATGCCTGGCCCTGGGGCAGCCTTACTTCTATGAGCGCTTTCTCAGCCCCCGCACGGGCTTGGTTGCCCTGCCCGCCATCTACACCTTCTCCGCCGCCTTCTGCTCCTTGCCGCTGGTGGGCTTCGGGCGCTATGTGCAGTATTGCCCTGGCACCTGGTGCTTCATCCAAATGCACCTGGACTACCTCCAGCACAACGGCAGCAGGGAGGTGTCTGGCTTGGACGTCACCTTCTCGCTTCTCTACGCCaccctgctcctcttcctcatcctctCCGTGCTGCTCTGCAACCTCAGCGTCATTGCCAACCTGGCCCGCATGCACCGCCGCGGGCAGAAGACCCGCCGGTTGGCCACACTTGAGCAGCCCCGGCCATCTGGCAGCTGCGTCCGGCGCATGTTCTCCATGGCTGAGGAGATTGaccacctccttctcctctccatcaTGACCATCACCTTTGTCATCTGCTCCCTGCCATTCACG ATCCGTGCCTATGTGAACAAGTTCAGCGAGGAAGAAGACAACCACGACTGGGACCTCCTAGCCCTGAGATTTCTCTCTATTAATTCCATCGTTGACCCTTGGGTCTTTGCCATCCTGAGGCCACCGGTCCTGCGGTTCATGCGCTCGGCGCTGTGCTGCCAGGTGACCCCTGCGAGCCAAGACAGACAGACTCCATCCCCCGCAAAGACAAAACTGGCAGCACGGCTGGACCCTTGTGGGCAGTAG